One Nostoc punctiforme PCC 73102 DNA window includes the following coding sequences:
- the ftsZ gene encoding cell division protein FtsZ: MTLDNNQGLTYKNSQSPGQPGFSLAVNSTNPFNNSGMNFGQNHDNKKIFTENSRIGEIVPGRVANIKVIGVGGGGGNAVNRMIESDVSGVEFWSINTDAQALTLAGAPSRLQIGQKLTRGLGAGGNPAIGQKAAEESRDEIATALEGADLVFITAGMGGGTGTGAAPIVAEVAKEMGALTVGVVTRPFVFEGRRRTSQAEQGIEGLKSRVDTLIIIPNNKLLEVIPEQTPVQEAFRYADDVLRQGVQGISDIITIPGLVNVDFADVRAVMADAGSALMGIGVSSGKSRAREAAIAAISSPLLECSIEGARGVVFNITGGTDLTLHEVNAAAEAIYEVVDPNANIIFGAVIDDRLQGEVRITVIATGFTGEVQAAVQQSVASVRVAPNTSKRPTTQQPAVNPPTSTPSSTPTPTPTPEPKEKPGLDIPDFLRNRRTPRN; encoded by the coding sequence ATGACACTTGATAATAACCAAGGACTCACCTATAAAAATTCCCAATCTCCGGGACAGCCTGGGTTTTCTCTGGCAGTTAACTCGACCAATCCCTTTAATAACTCTGGGATGAACTTCGGACAAAATCACGATAATAAGAAGATTTTTACGGAAAATAGCCGCATTGGCGAGATTGTCCCTGGTCGGGTTGCCAACATCAAAGTGATTGGTGTCGGTGGCGGCGGTGGTAATGCCGTTAACCGCATGATCGAATCTGATGTCTCTGGTGTAGAGTTTTGGTCAATAAATACTGATGCCCAAGCTTTAACTCTGGCAGGCGCTCCCAGTAGATTACAAATTGGACAAAAGCTAACGCGGGGCTTAGGAGCAGGTGGTAATCCTGCCATCGGTCAAAAGGCAGCTGAGGAATCACGAGACGAAATTGCTACAGCTTTAGAGGGTGCAGACCTAGTATTTATCACCGCTGGTATGGGTGGCGGTACTGGGACTGGTGCAGCTCCAATCGTAGCAGAAGTAGCCAAAGAAATGGGCGCTCTCACTGTTGGGGTAGTCACACGTCCATTCGTCTTTGAAGGTCGCCGCCGTACCAGCCAAGCCGAACAAGGGATCGAAGGCTTAAAAAGTAGGGTAGATACACTGATTATTATTCCTAACAACAAACTACTGGAAGTGATCCCCGAACAAACACCTGTGCAAGAAGCTTTTCGCTATGCAGATGACGTGTTGCGTCAAGGGGTGCAAGGTATTTCTGATATCATCACAATTCCCGGTTTGGTAAATGTTGACTTTGCTGATGTCCGGGCTGTGATGGCAGATGCAGGATCGGCATTGATGGGAATTGGCGTTAGTTCTGGAAAATCTAGAGCCAGAGAAGCTGCGATCGCAGCTATTTCTTCACCGTTACTAGAATGTTCTATTGAAGGTGCTAGAGGGGTTGTATTTAATATTACAGGCGGTACCGATCTTACTTTACATGAAGTGAATGCAGCCGCAGAAGCAATCTATGAAGTAGTTGATCCCAACGCCAATATTATTTTTGGGGCTGTAATTGATGACAGACTCCAAGGTGAGGTCAGAATTACTGTAATTGCCACTGGGTTTACAGGTGAAGTACAAGCTGCGGTACAACAAAGCGTAGCTAGTGTTCGAGTAGCACCTAATACCTCGAAGCGACCAACAACACAACAACCCGCAGTTAATCCCCCAACCTCAACTCCAAGTTCAACTCCAACTCCAACTCCAACTCCAGAACCAAAAGAAAAACCTGGATTGGATATACCTGACTTCTTGAGAAACCGACGAACACCACGGAATTAA
- a CDS encoding cell division protein FtsQ/DivIB, whose translation MAGIISVSRTDLAQRRKKLRRRRQMRIIQAIWRTFAITGLAGGLLWVAVQPVWVLKTPKQVVMKSGNQLLSDETAQSLLVLSYPQSLWRIEPEAIANSLKKQPTIAQAIVRRRLFPPGLNIEIQERVPVAMTQTASGANQGTGNKKVTLGLLDASGAWIPLEKYTSLNPTRKLPNLRVIGSPKQYCLNWAHIHQAISQSTVKVVEIDCQNPANLILKTELGNVHLGVPGPLLSEQIKVLAQMRHLSAKLDSGQIEYIDLKNPDFPLVQMNQKDQKLTPKNPKNI comes from the coding sequence ATGGCTGGCATAATATCAGTTTCCCGCACGGATCTTGCCCAGCGTCGTAAAAAATTACGTCGGCGACGGCAGATGAGAATTATTCAAGCTATTTGGCGAACCTTTGCCATTACCGGTTTGGCGGGTGGATTGCTGTGGGTAGCAGTTCAACCAGTATGGGTGTTAAAAACTCCCAAACAAGTAGTGATGAAATCAGGTAATCAATTACTGTCAGATGAGACAGCTCAATCTCTATTAGTGCTATCTTATCCCCAATCTTTGTGGCGGATTGAACCAGAAGCGATCGCAAACTCTTTGAAAAAACAACCAACTATTGCTCAAGCGATCGTGAGACGTCGCCTGTTTCCTCCCGGATTAAACATCGAAATCCAAGAACGAGTCCCTGTCGCAATGACTCAAACAGCAAGTGGGGCAAATCAGGGTACTGGCAATAAAAAAGTCACACTGGGCTTACTAGATGCAAGTGGGGCCTGGATACCTTTAGAAAAATACACATCACTGAATCCCACTAGGAAATTACCCAATCTCAGAGTAATTGGCTCGCCCAAACAATACTGTCTCAACTGGGCTCATATTCATCAAGCTATCAGCCAAAGTACTGTGAAAGTAGTGGAAATTGATTGCCAAAATCCAGCGAATTTAATTTTGAAAACAGAACTAGGAAATGTGCATCTTGGCGTTCCAGGCCCCCTGTTGTCTGAACAAATTAAGGTACTCGCCCAAATGCGCCATTTATCAGCGAAACTCGATTCTGGTCAAATAGAGTATATTGATCTGAAAAATCCCGATTTTCCTTTAGTACAAATGAACCAAAAAGACCAAAAATTAACTCCCAAAAACCCTAAAAATATCTAG